The DNA region GCCGGCACCGTGCCACCAGGAAGGAGGCGTGGATAATCTTGTCTCCTTCACCCACCCACTTGGTCACCAGGGCAGAACCACTGAGCTGCAGGAACACCGCCCCCAGCTGGCTGGCTATGCACCGACCCAGTAGCATTCGGCCTGTTCCCTGAGGTCCAAACAAAAGAATGGTACGAGGTAATGCGGTGAGTCCACTGAACACATCCGGCCTCAACATAGGCCACAAGACCTCTTCTTTTATCGTGGCTTTGGCCAACTCCAGTCCAGCTATGTCGCTCCAGTCTACTGGGGGGCCCTGCTGAATAATCTCCGTGGTGACCAGCTCCACGAGGTGTGGGTCGCTGCCCTTCAGCTGCTCCTCTGCGGGATGGGTAGATGAGGTAGCTGTGCCGACGGCAGACCCCAGCACCGGATGGGAGAGGTGCTGCCGGTGCTCGTCGCCGTGCTCGCCCATGACGGGGGACGTGAACTTGCCGAACGGCTCACCCGACCGCGAGCTGCCCAGGGAGCTTTTTGTTGAAGGATAGGATGGGGGGGTTAGTGCCCTGCCGGACTGACTGCCGAACTTTCTCTGCTGATCCGAGGGCAACAGTTGCTTTGTCGGCTTAAACGCCAAAGATGACGCCTCAGCACTTCTGTCAAATCCATTCCCCCGGCCTGTGCTTGAAACGCTGTTGTCCCCCATCTGGTACATGGGGCTCTGAGTTGATCGCTGTTGGCTGTAGCTGAAATTTCCATAACTGGAGTCTATCTCTCCTTGCCCTGTCATATAGAAAGCCTTCCGCTTCAGGGAATTAGCCGAACTACTGTTCAGTGGTGTCGGCGCGATTGGCGCAAGACTGTGTGACTGGTAGGAGTAGCCGGGGAGGGTTGAGGGAGGCAAGGGCGTAGGAGCGGCTATACCTGACGGCAAGTAGGCAGAGGGAGGCGGCGCTCCCCCGGGGCCGTAACCCGGGGCAACAGCAGTCTGTGGAGGATACCCTGCCGGAGGGTAATTGTAGCTGGAGATGTTTGGCGAGCCAGTGTTGTAGCCCGGCACGAGAgccggggggggaggtgggggtggcggTGGTGGCTGCAGAAGCCCAGCGCTGTGCAAAGGTGAGGGGTGAGGCGATGGCAGGGCTGAGGCAGACTGCCCGCTATAACTGGAATGCAGGTAGGAGCCATTGTACCCCGGGGCATATTCCTGAGAGGGGAGTACGGAGTGAAGGCCCGCAACTGTGTGACTTCCACAGCTGCTGCTGGAGTAACTGGGCTCCGTCAGGTTGCTGGCCACCCCCGGCGAGCTGCCGATGCTGGCAGAGACGTCTGCTGGGGGCAGGGCAGCCGTCACCCCAGCCTTGCTTGCGGATATCACGTCTGCGACGCAGTTCATGGGGTAGACTCCCTCTTGCCAGGGTTCACTCTCCGATTTCCTGCCGTTGAGCAGCGGTGGGCCCCCCTCCGAGTAGGAACTCAAGAGGGCCCTCTCGTTGGGGCCCTCCAAGATCCCCGAATACTTCTCGGCATACTTCTTCAAGAGGTTGGAGGCAGTCAGCGCTGAGATGTCATCGTTGGCCCAAGAATACTGATAGGTGCGCTGCAGGTGTCCCCGGTAGGCCTCAGCCTTGTGAGCCGGCGAGCGGGTGGTGGAGGTGATGTCAAAGTGCTGCTCCGCCCACTGCGCATGCTCCGGCGTCCACTGCATCTTTACGCCTggatttaaaacacaaaaacatgCATATAACATATACAAAAGAAGTGCTTAGCATTACGGCTAACTAAGAGGGTAACATTCCAGAAAGAATCATTAGCGAAACAGGGGGTAGAAAAACAGCAGTCAAACGACCCAAGGACTTAACTCGCTTTAGATGTCATTGAAACCTCAAAATATATCTTTCCCACAGGCTAACCCCCCATATAACAAATACGGGACCGCTTGCTGACAGATCACATCGAAGGCACAGCCCTGATTTGGGACCCAGCACCTAGTTAGCGCAGTATAATGCACCCTGCACAGACCGATATGACACAGACATTGCAGGTCACTCTATAATCCAACTCTCATCTAAAGCGGGTCCGAGACGGTTTCAAATCAGCTTCACTGGGTGCGGCGAACCAATCTCCCGGGCAGCGCTCCGGCGCTTTCATCACACAAAGCCCACGGCTCGGTTTGAATTACAACGGCCCTCTCACAGCCTCCTGGTCTGTGGTGTacagacttgggggggggggggggaaggaaaaaaataaaaccaagtcCCACTTGTCTTTGTCTTTCCGTAGCCCCTTTCCGTTGTTTCCACTGCTCAAGAGGTGCAATCCGTTTACTCCACCTGCAAATACCAGCAGACCACCACCGGAGCCCCTCGCTGCTGCAGTGACGGGAGATGCCTCCCATGCAATAATGAGGCCGGTACATTAACAACaaccctctttttttttttttttttgtcttgcaggTTTGCTTTCTTTAAGCCGTTAACGGGCACGTTTGGGGTCCCACGAGGTTCCCTGGGGTCGTGGTTATGAACCATCGGCGGATACGCAGCTGTAATCGACAGGCCGACTCCCTCCACATCACGTGGCCCCAGTatgacccccgccccccaccaatCTCCAAAACGGACACCCCTGtcagccacacccccccccccacccccgtaccCCACCGCAGGCCATGAGATGATAAGCCAGACTAAAGTAAAATGCCTGTGGGAGATGCTTCCTTACCACTGGTCCAGCCCATTTTCTGTAGAACGGCGCGATCTTCAGCTGCCTGGCTGACGAATCGCGGAGCCGTCATGGGTTCAGACTCACAGGCAGAAACGTCTATATACACATCTGCAACTGTCCACTTGaggtgtgcgtatgtgtgtgtgtgtgtgtgtgtgtgtgtgtgttgggggggactTGCAAAGCCACACAAGAGCAGCACGCTGTTTATTTGGAAACAGAGCAGCGTGCCGATTCCCACATGGCTTCCTCCCAGCCGTTTCGCCGAGCTGCCGCGCCAGACGCCGGGAGCTAATTAGCGGGATGATGCTGCCGCTAATTGTGTTAATTTACAAGGTTTTAGTCAAAGGGAACCGTGCTGGGGCTGCCGGGCCTGTCAGGCTTCCGAGCGAATGATTAAGAAACGGGGGAGACTGAGAACGTGGCGGCAAACACGTCAGCCGCGAGTAAAGGTCCAATCAATCAGCGCTAAATAAAATTAGCTTTCGGAAGAGAAGAAGAAATACagcatataaaaaaataattcccaTATGAACGAGCAGTATGGTGATCACTCACTTGGAGATTtttcactgccaccaagaactgaGCCATACCCGAACTGTACCGCAAACTGGCAGCTGACATGGCCCTACATAATACCAAGGCGAAAAGCGTGACCTAATCGAGCTGGTTGagtcaccaccatctgattggtcgaaatgcaGGGAGATACCGCTATTCCAAGTCGATGCATAGATcatctgaaggaaaaaaattGTATATTCTATATCTTACTCATTATAATCAGAGATTGCGATGTATTGATGCTTTCCTTATAACTCAGAACTAGAAATTTCCACCcacttacttaaaaaaaaaaactgtacaatGGCTGCACGGACTGGActcgtaatgcaaatttacgGAAACAAATGTTAATTCCACTAGCGTTTGATGCTACCATAACACAGTGATGCTCACAGACTTGCTGGTGCAAATTAGCTCATGTATGAGTAATAAGTGTCTTTTCGGTTTTACGTCACTGTCGCGTTTCAAACCCGGCAACAGCTTTACTGAGCCGACCctcctgcagtggaaaacctaaAAGAGCTGGAACCGTGCTGTAACTAGTCTCCCTTCACAGTATATTTTGGCTACGGCTCGGTTCCTGTATGTTAGCGGAAAAGCACCTACTGCTGTTTATACAGAGAAAGGAAGTTACACCCAAGAATGCACATGAGGTCATCATTAAGAAATTGCTAGAATAAGACGGAAAACATAGTCAATGGCCACAAGATATTGTTAAACACATATACTGTACCTAGACAAAAGCAAACTAATTTGATTTCTTCATAGAACTGAACCAGATTATTAGTTCATTATTTGCAGCCAAATAGAATACTTTAATTTTCCATTCTTTATATGGAAGCACTCCACATAGTAAtagagctttaaaaaaaaaaaaagtacgtaTTACTCACTATTTATCAACTTAAATCATTTCcagcctgattttttttttctgttaataAAAAACCCATCCTTTCACCACACAGAGTCATTACTTCCCTGGACCCTATCACACCGAGAAGGGAGTGGGAGGTCCTTGGCGATACCACTCTGAGCGAGACGCTTCAAGAAGCGGAAATCCCAGGCAATAAGCACATTGAAAAGGCCTTGCAGTGAAGTTAAGGCCTATCGCATTAATGGATTTAATGAGACATTTGACACGTATAGAAGAGAACTATTTGGTTAAATCCATTCCGGCTTAATTCAAAAATTGCTTAGTTACAGTCCCGAGATTCTCTTTCATCCCATCCAGCCCCAACACAATGACTTTCCACAGAGAGACACCGGCGCTGATATTGCGAAACAGGACCCGCAATTCTATCTGTCTGAATACGTCGCAATTATTTCGTTCAAACAGCGCAAGATGATACATCCCTATAAAAGAGTGCTTGGTGTAATGTCTGCAATTAAACATACTTCCCTCAGCACTGCTTCTCTCCCCTCCTTCGCATCTGTACATATCAGCTGTTTGAAAGCTTCTGGCTAAGTGAACTTTAACAGGTATATCCAGACCCACGTATGTCAAAAGGAAATCAGAAATGGAATCAGAGCGAGAACAATGGCAGGCTAGGggaaatatatacatattatatGCAATAAAATATAAAGCCGGTTTCGAGGAGATGCGCCACAGATGAAGGAAGGGGAAGCTCACTCTCTCTGACCGAAGACAAGCGATGCATCACCCCGTCAGGCTACGGTGAATGTGCCGGAACTGGAACTGTGACCGGGGTGACCTCGTACATGCCGCATTAGCAGGCACCGACGCAAAGCAGTACTGGTGAAATCGAGCATTTAGGAAGAATAACGTGTGGAAGGGTGACAAGGGGCTCGGTCTGCACGCTTCGGGTTTGAGCGCGCAAGGATGCTTGTGTGGTCAAGAGCAGTAaagagcaaccccccccccccccacgccaatCCCCCCATGAACAAAACAGGATTACAGACATACTAAGCATGATTGGAGGATCAGAGCCGGTtgctgaaaagaaaaataaaacgcaTTCTTCCTTTTGTTAATTTCTCGCCGCAGTCTATCTATCATATGCTTAAAATGCTCCACTGCTTGTGTAAAAGAATCCACAAACTAACTCTTCATGTTGTGTTGGTATCGCTCAAGGGAGCAAGGTTCAGCTTtcagcagggagagagagagcgagagagagagagagcgagagagagagggagggagggaaagagagagaggagaaaaaAGGCAGGAAGCTCTGGCACATCGGCAGTGAGAaatagagagagggagggagagtgagagacaaagagaggggaagagagaagCCAGGACGAaagtggggggttgggggaggtGGTGAAAGAGAAACACATTCAGAGATGCAGTCACCTCTAACTGTGCCAGACAGGCCAGCCttaaacacacagacaaacagataCATGCAGACACTAGCGtgcatatacatgcacacataaaggcacagacacatacagtcacagacacataaaggcacagacacacatgcgcaAAGACATATGCACTCAGTAGTCTCGACAAAGTCCTAAATTGCACAGCATTCTGTGGAAGGTAATAATCCTGGCTATCAAACTTCTGTGTCATCTTGTCATGCATATAACATTAAAAACCATATCAAATTCTTATCATACAGAGTTATCatacagaaaatatattttaggtCATTCTCACGCCAAGAATGTACAAAAATCAAATAGTAACTGTACATTCATAACACACATATATGTGAAATATTCTTAATTTCAGCTGGAATAATTAGCACATGTTCCACTAGTAAAACAGTTCCTGATTGGCTCTAGGACTTCAGCTCAAATTCCTCCGATTAGTAGTTGTCAGGCCACTCAAAATGCCTTTGTATGATTCAGGAGTGTCCACCAGTCAACAGAACTATCTCAGCAACCCCCCCGAAAATCTGACACACCAAATGAGCATCTCCCCCAATGGCTCCCAAAACCCACAAAAATATGCAagctacgcacacacacacacacacacacacacacacacacacgcacacgttggtctacctatctaaatggggaccatccattcatttctatgggaaaaaccctaatcccaatcacaacacccgtaccccctacccagccctaaccttaaccataagaaaccacccaaaatacaagacttttgagacttttttgactgcattcacagactttttttttttttttttttttaaactgaggttatccaaatggggacctcaaaagatgtccccaaaagtagggaaatttcaggttttactacgctttggggacaatttgatcaaatgtgatctatgcaacccACCCCCcttccacccacacacacacaaacacacacacacaccaatttaaagcactaagtaccattgTTCCACTTGTCATTATTATATCAGGTGCCTTTGAAACCTGCcgcattttattttcaaaacgCGCAGCCTCCATGCTGTCAGCATGGCAAACGGACGTGACGTGACGGCAGCTACCCCAAGCAGTTTATAAAGAAGAATGTGTTATGCATTTATGCAATGATTATTAATGTGATTTAAATGAATGTGCAACTCATTGACCTCAATGATCTGCACCTAGAACAACACATTCTTAAGAAAATATGccagtggggcggggggggggggggggttgctgtcaGAAAGTTTCATTTTATCCCACAAGAAGTGATGTGGCTTATTAGACTGTTTATTTCCATTGTATGTTACAATGGACAGATTCTAGGTCGAGGACAATTTGTCAAAACATTTGTCCAGGAAGAAGATGTCAGCACAGGTTAAGCCACAGAAAAGAGCAGAACTGAAACAAAAGTATCAGCTAAAATTAGTTTAATCATTCAGTAAAATCAGATACAATGTGATGAACAATTAGCTTTTCACATTCAgttgtaataaaaaaaacacagacctACACTAAGGAGAATAAAATATTTGCTTCACAATGACAATAACGTTGCAATTTAGACAGGAACACGAGCGGCTTTGAACATTTGAGTATTAAAAACTACATTGGCTAAAGAGAACTGCAATTGGAAAAAAGTGGCATCTCATAGCGGGTGAAAGTTGAATCTTTCGGCTGACATAAAAACAATTACGCATCATGATTAAATAGTGGAAGGCAAAGAAAGGCTCTTTATTCTGGattaaatttgtattttatttaatttcagttAGCACAGTCATCACCAAAGAAGCCTGGGAAACAGAGAGGCTGACCTTTTTGGGAACTGTTAATCTCGGTAGCCTTTGCTGTTTTTAAGCAAACACGACTGCGCCTTTGCTCTGTCCATCCAATTTCCCAGTGCGTAAATTGGACCGCCGCTTGCACAATTCTCTATTCATTACTGTGGTGCTGAAAGGAAGCACAGAGGTGGCTGAGcggttttggtttttttttttgcgtgtgTGCAATGCCTTCTAGCAGGATTCCCAAGCATCAAGGCACCTATTTTTTCCCCCTTCTTTCTTGGGGGCTGCTGAGGGGGTGGGTTTTTTTGGGTGGGGTTTGGAGAGGGTGTGTTGGAGCTGTCGTAATTGAAACGTGGCCTAATCAGACTCATTACTGTTTTCGCCAATTTGCACCGCCAAAGATGCTTATTAGGTAACTGTGTTTAATAAACCGCTCTTTAGAaagagaaggaggggggggaCTATAATGAGCTCTTTAAAGTCAGTCTTCAACACGATTATGCGCTGGAAGTGTGTTCTGCTGTGCAGGAGCAGACTGCTGCATTTAGTAATGTCATAATTAAGCAGCGCAAAAGAGCGGCTCTGCCGAAGCATGCGACGCCACAGCCGCGGCCCAGCAGAAGCGCCGCAAGACGGGTCgggaaaaaatatttataattacTGATCATTACAGAGCTGGGATTTTCATCGGCGCATGTAAACAACATTATGCGGACTTCTCATTTTGCTCTACGTACACAACAGAAATGTCTTCTGAAGGTAGGGTCACTATGAAAATAAAGGTGCAGAGTAGACAGACGCCAAACTGCCAACGCAAAACTTACAAATGCTGTTTGATATGATTATTAATGCAATCCATTTCAAATATAAAAATAGATTAAACAACAAATTAAACTGAATCTAATCTGTAGACGACTGAGCCCATCTTACATAGGCCTATCAGTCTGAAACTGTTTTAAATTAGATTTGGAAATCTACGCACCAATCGCTGAAAGAATCTTGAAGACCAGGCAGCGCCACTTAACCCCCAATTTAGTCAAATGTTACCGCTTGGGTCACAGTCGTTGCCAGCTACATTTTGCATCCTCTGCCCGGAGCAGGGGCTACAGGAGGAGGAGTAACCAGCAGAAGTGGAGAACGGTTATTCAACTGGGAGGAAATCAGAGACGATACATGACAGTCCCCGAATTGTCATGTTAAATCACACAACAAACCTCACACAATGAAACAACCACagctaaaataataataataaataataataaataataataataataataataataataatactggcACCCTACCTGGAGTGTAAAATCATTTCATTAAATACTCTAAACAGAATTAATTAACTAATTACCCTTTAACGGGTGTCAAATTGCAATCAACATCATTTCAGGGTTTTGCTTAATTGACTGAATTCAAGCTCAATCAAATTTGCACTTTCCAAAAATAAGCCGTCAAAACATGGGAGGTGGGAATTTTATTCACATTAGTGCAGACGAAACACATGCTGTTCTGCGTTACGCTTGAAAAAGGTAACTGATAAACGTGTTTAGATATTAAGTGCATGTCAGCGCGGCTGGGGCAGAGGCGCTATAAATTTCAAGTGCCGGCTAAGCTGTCACATCTGCGCGCCCTTAAAGTCCCCGCCACCCCCTACCGTTTCCTTGATGTAACATGGCATGTAATTGGCATTGTCTGGAACCGATCCAAACACCGAATAAATAAAGTAAAAGATTAGCATGTCTCTAAACGGAAGCCCACCAAATCACTGTCTCTGCGTTTCTTCACTCATCCCCttccctcactctctctctctctctctccgtttTCCTTCCTTCCGAGAGGATTGCTCACGCTTCCACGGGGGCACTTCAAAGCCGCTCGCAGTCGGACAGCTTACCGTGATCGGGAGTCAGAAAGACACGTGTGTGCAGCCAAATTTAAGGAGTGCGCCCCGGCGGAACCCCGACTGCTTATCCGGCAACAGACATAAGCGAGGTGCTCACACATTGTTCAGCATGTAGGCGCAGCACAACTTGCACTTAATCAAAATATTGTCCTCAACTGTCCTGAGGAGCGTCTGGTGACTTCCAATGCCATCACAACTGCAAAGATGACACTGTCATACCAGGGAAaataatactaaataataattaaaatgctaTTAATGAAAGGTTTGCAGGGGGCAACGCTATACACATCGAGCA from Brienomyrus brachyistius isolate T26 chromosome 1, BBRACH_0.4, whole genome shotgun sequence includes:
- the fign gene encoding fidgetin → MVSNGKHPPLTRITIHQQTHRIDVTLTREAALSQNTGVKMQWTPEHAQWAEQHFDITSTTRSPAHKAEAYRGHLQRTYQYSWANDDISALTASNLLKKYAEKYSGILEGPNERALLSSYSEGGPPLLNGRKSESEPWQEGVYPMNCVADVISASKAGVTAALPPADVSASIGSSPGVASNLTEPSYSSSSCGSHTVAGLHSVLPSQEYAPGYNGSYLHSSYSGQSASALPSPHPSPLHSAGLLQPPPPPPPPPPALVPGYNTGSPNISSYNYPPAGYPPQTAVAPGYGPGGAPPPSAYLPSGIAAPTPLPPSTLPGYSYQSHSLAPIAPTPLNSSSANSLKRKAFYMTGQGEIDSSYGNFSYSQQRSTQSPMYQMGDNSVSSTGRGNGFDRSAEASSLAFKPTKQLLPSDQQRKFGSQSGRALTPPSYPSTKSSLGSSRSGEPFGKFTSPVMGEHGDEHRQHLSHPVLGSAVGTATSSTHPAEEQLKGSDPHLVELVTTEIIQQGPPVDWSDIAGLELAKATIKEEVLWPMLRPDVFSGLTALPRTILLFGPQGTGRMLLGRCIASQLGAVFLQLSGSALVTKWVGEGDKIIHASFLVARCRQPAVVFISEIDMLLSAQLGEESPVSRIKGELLMQLDGILASAEDHVVVVCSTSKPEEIDESLRRYFMKRILIPLPDSTARHQIISQLLSQHNYCLNDKELALLVQRTEGFSGLDVARLCQEAVVGPLHAVPGADLSAILPGQLRPVTYQDFENVFCKIQPSISQKELDTYIKWNKMFGCSQ